One Glycine soja cultivar W05 chromosome 2, ASM419377v2, whole genome shotgun sequence genomic region harbors:
- the LOC114382713 gene encoding salicylic acid-binding protein 2-like isoform X1, producing MRSEFFIFFMFFISMIISGNCIDKKHYVLVHGACHGAWSWYKLKPRLESAGHKVTSLDLAASGINMKKIDDVHTFSQYSDPLLRLMATIPKNEKVVLVGHSLGGLNIALAMDKFPKKVTVGVFLAAFAPDTEHQPSYVLEKYNERTPSSAWLDTEFAPSGNKTSMFFGPNFLSNKLYQLSPIEDLELAKTLVRPSSLFVEDLSTQKNFSKEGYGSVPRAYIVCTEDIAIPMEYQLWMIQNAGINDVLKIKGADHMAMNSKPRELFESLEKIVTKYA from the exons ATGAGgtcagaattttttattttttttatgttttttataagCATGATCATTTCAGGGAATTGCATAGATAAGAAGCATTATGTTCTGGTGCATGGGGCATGCCATGGAGCTTGGAGTTGGTACAAACTCAAGCCACGCTTGGAATCTGCAGGCCACAAGGTCACATCACTCGACCTTGCAGCTTCTggcatcaacatgaagaaaattgaTGATGTTCATACTTTCTCACAATACTCTGACCCTTTGTTGCGGCTAATGGCCACAATTCCCAAAAATGAGAAGGTAGTTCTAGTTGGTCACAGCCTTGGGGGGCTTAACATTGCACTTGCCATGGACAAATTCCCAAAAAAGGTAACAGTTGGTGTTTTCTTAGCTGCTTTTGCTCCAGACACTGAACACCAACCATCTTATGTCTTGGAAAAG TACAATGAGAGGACCCCGTCGTCTGCATGGTTGGACACAGAATTTGCTCCAAGTGGAAACAAAACATCAATGTTCTTTGGTCCCAACTTCTTGTCCAACAAGCTATACCAGCTCTCCCCCATTGag GACCTTGAATTGGCCAAGACTTTAGTAAGGCCATCATCACTCTTCGTTGAAGACTTGTCTACGCAGAAGAACTTCTCCAAAGAGGGATATGGGTCAGTTCCACGTGCATATATTGTTTGCACTGAGGACATTGCAATTCCAATGGAATATCAGCTCTGGATGATCCAAAATGCCGGGATTAATGACGTTCTAAAGATCAAAGGCGCAGATCATATGGCTATGAATAGCAAGCCTCGAGAACTAtttgaatctctcgagaaaaTAGTTACAAAATATGCATAA
- the LOC114382713 gene encoding salicylic acid-binding protein 2-like isoform X2: protein MRSEFFIFFMFFISMIISGNCIDKKHYVLVHGACHGAWSWYKLKPRLESAGHKVTSLDLAASGINMKKIDDVHTFSQYSDPLLRLMATIPKNEKVVLVGHSLGGLNIALAMDKFPKKYNERTPSSAWLDTEFAPSGNKTSMFFGPNFLSNKLYQLSPIEDLELAKTLVRPSSLFVEDLSTQKNFSKEGYGSVPRAYIVCTEDIAIPMEYQLWMIQNAGINDVLKIKGADHMAMNSKPRELFESLEKIVTKYA, encoded by the exons ATGAGgtcagaattttttattttttttatgttttttataagCATGATCATTTCAGGGAATTGCATAGATAAGAAGCATTATGTTCTGGTGCATGGGGCATGCCATGGAGCTTGGAGTTGGTACAAACTCAAGCCACGCTTGGAATCTGCAGGCCACAAGGTCACATCACTCGACCTTGCAGCTTCTggcatcaacatgaagaaaattgaTGATGTTCATACTTTCTCACAATACTCTGACCCTTTGTTGCGGCTAATGGCCACAATTCCCAAAAATGAGAAGGTAGTTCTAGTTGGTCACAGCCTTGGGGGGCTTAACATTGCACTTGCCATGGACAAATTCCCAAAAAAG TACAATGAGAGGACCCCGTCGTCTGCATGGTTGGACACAGAATTTGCTCCAAGTGGAAACAAAACATCAATGTTCTTTGGTCCCAACTTCTTGTCCAACAAGCTATACCAGCTCTCCCCCATTGag GACCTTGAATTGGCCAAGACTTTAGTAAGGCCATCATCACTCTTCGTTGAAGACTTGTCTACGCAGAAGAACTTCTCCAAAGAGGGATATGGGTCAGTTCCACGTGCATATATTGTTTGCACTGAGGACATTGCAATTCCAATGGAATATCAGCTCTGGATGATCCAAAATGCCGGGATTAATGACGTTCTAAAGATCAAAGGCGCAGATCATATGGCTATGAATAGCAAGCCTCGAGAACTAtttgaatctctcgagaaaaTAGTTACAAAATATGCATAA